A single region of the Drosophila miranda strain MSH22 chromosome 2, D.miranda_PacBio2.1, whole genome shotgun sequence genome encodes:
- the LOC108155818 gene encoding glutamate receptor ionotropic, kainate 2, which yields MFSKHIFISFVIILSRVPLHSTQYEGYGSSYDSFQNMGSVPIGLLTDQNTDQMNIVFDHAIEVANQEVGTTLTSLKAEVNYGDAYQSYGRLCRMMETGIAGVFGPSSRHTAVHLMSICDAMDIPHIYSYMSEYAEGFNLHPHPADLAKALYSLITEFNWTRFIFLYESADYLNILNELTTMFGMNGPVVTVLRYDMHLNGNYKQVLRRVRKSVDNRIVVVGSSETMPEFLNQAQQVGIINEDYKYIIGNLDFHSFDLEEYKYSEANITGLRLFSPEKMAVKELLMKLGYPSDQDEFRNGSCPITVEMALTYDAVQLFAETLKNLPFKPVSQNCSQRTESVRDDGSSFKNYMRTLRLTDRLLTGPIFFEGNVRKGYHLDVIELQPSGIVKVGTWDEQREYRAQRLAATTAQFDNIDNSLANKTFIVLLSVPNKPYAQLVETFKQLEGNSQYEGYGVDLIKELADKLGFNFTFVNGGNDYGSYNKTSNESTGMLREIMMGRADLAITDLTITSEREEAIDFTIPFMNLGIAILYLKPQKATPELFTFMDPFSEEVWWFLGFSFLAVALSFFILGRLSPSEWDNPYPCIEEPEELENQFTIGNSIWFTTGALLQQGSEIGPKALSTRTVATFWLFFTLIVVSSYTANLAAFLTIEKPQSLINSVDDLADNKDGVVYGAKRTGSTRNFFLTSEDERYKKMNKFMTEHPEHLTEDNQEGVRRVKTSTHYAFLMESTSIEYNTKRECNLKKIGDALDEKGYGIAMRKNWGHRDKFNNALLELQEQGVLEKMKNKWWNEVGTGICATKEDAPDATPLDMNNLEGVFFVLLVGSCCALLYGIISWVLFVMKKAHHYRVPLREALKEEFQFVVDFNNYVRVLKSSASIYSRSRQSSMSAASVAQDSHTADS from the exons ATGTTTAGCAAACATATTTTCATTTCGTTCGTCATAATTTTGTCCCGAGTTCCGCTTCACAGCACTCAGTACGAGGGCTATGGCAGCAGCTACGACAGCTTCCAAAACATGGGAAGTGTCCCCATTG GTCTGCTCACCGACCAGAACACGGATCAAATGAATATTGTTTTCGATCATGCCATCGAAGTGGCCAACCAGGAGGTGGGCACAACGCTGACGTCCCTCAAGGCGGAGGTTAACTACGGTGATGCCTATCAGAGCTACGGTAGACTGTGCAGGATGATGGAG ACGGGCATTGCGGGTGTTTTTGGACCCTCTTCGCGGCACACTGCCGTCCATCTGATGTCCATATGCGATGCCATGGACATTCCCCACATATACTCCTACATGAGCGAGTACGCGGAGGGCTTCAATCTCCATCCACATCCAGCTGACCTCGCCAAGGCCCTCTACAGTCTCATCACAGAGTTCAACTGGACACGATTCATATTCCTCTACGAATCGG CCGATTACCTAAACATTCTGAATGAACTAACCACGATGTTTGGGATGAACGGACCCGTGGTCACGGTCCTGCGCTACGACATGCACTTGAATGGCAATTACAAGCAGGTCCTGCGGCGAGTGAGAAAGTCGGTTGATAATCGAATTGTGGTCGTTGGCTCCAGTGAGACAATGCCAGAGTTCCTGAATCAGGCGCAACAGGTGGGAATCATCAATGAGGACTACAAGTACATAATTGGCAACCTCGACTTTCACTCGTTCGACCTGGAGGAGTACAAGTACAGTGAGGCTAACATAACAGGGCTGCGGCTGTTTTCCCCGGAGAAAATGGCCGTCAAGGAGCTACTCATGAAATTGGGATATCCCAGTGACCAGGATGAGTTTCGGAATG GCTCCTGTCCCATTACCGTGGAAATGGCTCTCACTTATGATGCCGTTCAGCTATTCGCAGAGACCCTGAAGAATCTACCATTCAAGCCAGTCTCCCAGAACTGCTCCCAGCGCACAGAGAGTGTCCGGGATGATGGATCCTCCTTCAAGAACTATATGCGAACG CTGCGTCTCACGGATCGCCTGCTCACCGGACCCATATTTTTTGAGGGAAATGTCCGCAAAGGATATCACCTGGATGTGATTGAGCTCCAGCCCTCGGGTATTGTCAAAGTAGGAACTTGGGATGAGCAGCGCGAATACAGAGCCCAACGCCTGGCGGCCACCACAGCGCAATTCGACAACATTGACAACTCTTTGGCCAACAAAACATTTATTGTCTTGCTTTCGGTGCCG AACAAGCCCTATGCGCAGCTGGTGGAGACTTTCAAGCAGCTAGAAGGAAACAGTCAGTACGAGGGCTACGGAGTGGACCTGATCAAGGAGCTAGCCGACAAACTGGGCTTCAACTTTACCTTCGTGAACGGTGGTAATGATTATGGATCGTATAACAAGACCTCCAACGAATCCACGGGAATGTTGAGGGAAATTATGATGGGG CGGGCAGACTTGGCCATAACGGACTTGACCATTACCTCTGAGCGAGAAGAGGCCATTGATTTTACGATACCTTTTATGAATCTGG GTATAGCCATTCTCTACTTGAAACCACAGAAGGCTACTCCTGAGCTCTTTACGTTCATGGACCCGTTCTCTGAAGAGGTTTGGTGGTTCCTGGGGTTTTCCTTTTTGGCCGTAGCTTTGAGCTTCTTCATATTGGGTCGCCTATCGCCCAGCGAATGGGACAATCCATATCCATGCATTGAAGAGCCTGAAGAGCTGGAAAATCAGTTTACAATTGGCAATTCCATTTGGTTTACAACGGGTGCTCTGCTCCAACAGGGTTCGGAAATCGGACCAAA AGCCCTGTCCACTCGAACGGTGGCCACTTTCTGGCTGTTCTTTACCCTGATTGTTGTTTCGTCATATACCGCCAACTTAGCTGCCTTCTTGACAATTGAAAAGCCGCAAAGTTTGATCAACAGCGTTGACGACCTGGCTGACAACAAAGATGGTGTGGTCTACGGAGCGAAACGTACGGGTTCCACGAGGAACTTCTTTTTG ACATCCGAGGACGAACGATACAAGAAGATGAACAAATTTATGACCGAGCATCCCGAACACCTAACAGAGGATAACCAAGAAGGCGTGAGGCGAGTAAAGACCAGCACCCACTATGCCTTTCTGATGGAGTCTACATCGATTGAGTACAACACGAAGCGTGAATGCAATCTGAAGAAGATCGGCGACGCTCTGGACGAGAAGGGATATGGCATAGCCATGCGGAAGA ATTGGGGACATCGGGACAAGTTCAACAACGCTCTCCTGGAGCTGCAGGAGCAGGGCGTGCTGGAGAAAATGAAGAACAAGTGGTGGAATGAGGTCGGCACAGGCATTTGCGCAACCAAAGAAGATGCACCCGATGCCACGCCCTTGGACATGAACAATCTGGAGGGCGTGTTCTTCGTTCTCCTCGTGGGTAGCTGCTGCGCCTTGCTGTACGGCATCATCAGCTGGGTCTTGTTTGTGATGAAGAAGGCACACCACTATCGC GTGCCGCTGCGTGAAGCCCTAAAGGAGGAGTTCCAGTTCGTCGTCGACTTCAACAACTATGTGAGGGTTCTCAAGAGCTCCGCGTCCATCTATTCCCGCAGCCGTCAGTCGTCCATGTCGGCGGCATCCGTGGCCCAAGACTCGCACACGGCGGACAGTTAA
- the LOC108155817 gene encoding glutamate receptor ionotropic, kainate 2 — MEFWLILLAILGLNRVQGQTYGGSSYGAASGSAIRLGLITDDETDRIRQTFEHAISVANNELSVPLVGQTEQVSYGNSVQAFAQLCNMMQSGVGAVFGPAAKHTASHLLNACDSKDIPFVYPHLSGNAQADGFNLHPHQEDIANALYGIIKQFDWSRFIFCYESPEYLAILDHLMTLYGIKGPVIKVMRYDLNLNGNYKSVLRRIRKSEDSRIVVVGSREGVAELLRQAQQVGIMNEDYTYVIGNLDLHTFELEEYKYSEANITGIRMFSPDQEEVRDLVERLHQELGESEPADNGASTITMAMALTYDAVRVIAETTKHLPYQPQILNCSERHDNVQPDGSTFRNYMRSLEIKEKTITGRIFFEGNVRKGFTFDVIELQTSGLVKVGTWEEGQEFEFKRPAQVINFNDIDDGSLVNKTFKVLISVATKPYASLVDSIDTLIGNNQYQGYGVDLIKELADKLGFNFTFLDGGIDYGSFNKTTNTTTGMLKEIVEGRADLAITDLTITSEREEVIDFSIPFMNLGIAILYVKPQKAPPALFSFMDPFSEEVWLYLGIAYVGVSLCFFILGRLSPTEWDNPFPCIEEPEELENQFTINNSLWFTTGALLQQGSEIAPKSLSTRTIAAIWWFFTLIMVSSYTANLAAFLTIENPTSPINSVEDLADNKEGVQYGAKRTGSTRNFFLTSEDPIYMKMNEYMTNNPSMLLDNNQDGVEKVKSGNKYAFLMESTSIEFNTVRECNLTKVGDALDEKGYGIAMVKNWPYRDKFNNALLELQEQGVLARLKNKWWNEIGAGVCSAKSSSDGPSELGVDNLSGIYAVLAVGTIISIIFSIFCWCIFVFKKAKSYEVPFCDALVEEFKIVIRFSENERALKSAQSVYSRSRNSSHSIESLKTDSEENMPPEEAD, encoded by the exons ATGGAGTTCTGGTTGATTTTACTGGCAATTCTTGGCCTCAATCGGGTGCAGGGACAGACTTATGGAGGCAGCTCCTATGGTGCAGCCAGCGGATCGGCCATACGCCTCG GCCTTATCACAGACGACGAAACGGACAGAATCCGGCAGACCTTTGAGCACGCCATCTCCGTGGCGAACAACGAGCTGAGCGTCCCGCTGGTGGGCCAAACGGAGCAGGTGTCCTATGGGAACTCGGTCCAGGCCTTTGCCCAACTCTGCAACATGATGCAG AGTGGAGTGGGTGCCGTCTTCGGGCCGGCGGCCAAGCACACGGCCTCACATCTGCTGAATGCCTGCGACTCCAAGGACATACCCTTTGTGTATCCGCATCTCTCGGGGAATGCCCAAGCGGATGGATTCAACCTGCATCCGCATCAGGAGGACATTGCAAACGCTCTCTACGGCATCATCAAGCAGTTTGATTGGTCACGATTCATATTCTGCTACGAGTCCC CCGAATACTTGGCCATTCTGGACCATCTTATGACACTGTACGGCATCAAGGGGCCCGTGATTAAGGTCATGCGCTACGATCTCAATCTGAACGGCAACTACAAGTCGGTCCTGCGACGCATACGAAAATCAGAGGACAGTCGCATTGTGGTTGTGGGCTCCCGAGAGGGCGTGGCCGAGCTCCTAAGGCAGGCCCAGCAAGTAGGCATCATGAATGAGGACTATACGTACGTTATCGGCAACCTGGACCTGCACACCTTCGAGCTGGAGGAGTACAAGTACAGTGAAGCGAATATAACGGGCATACGAATGTTCTCACCTGATCAGGAGGAGGTCCGAGACCTGGTGGAGAGACTGCATCAAGAGCTGGGCGAAAGCGAACCTGCAGATAATG GGGCTTCAACCATCACCATGGCCATGGCGCTGACCTATGATGCGGTGCGTGTAATTGCGGAGACCACCAAACACCTTCCCTACCAACCTCAGATCCTAAACTGCTCCGAGCGACATGACAATGTCCAACCAGATGGATCCACATTCAGGAACTACATGAGATCG TTGGAGATCAAGGAGAAAACCATCACAGGTCGCATCTTTTTCGAGGGTAATGTGAGAAAGGGTTTCACTTTCGACGTCATTGAGCTGCAGACAAGTGGCCTGGTCAAGGTCGGCACTTGGGAGGAGGGCCAGGAGTTTGAGTTCAAGCGGCCCGCGCAAGTGATCAACTTCAATGATATCGATGATGGTTCTCTGGTCAACAAGACCTTCAAAGTTCTTATATCTGTAGCG ACCAAGCCATATGCCAGTCTGGTGGATAGTATTGACACGCTCATTGGCAATAATCAGTATCAAGGCTATGGGGTGGATCTCATCAAGGAACTGGCCGATAAGCTCGGCTTCAACTTTACCTTCCTAGATGGCGGCATTGACTATGGCTCCTTTAACAAGACCACAAACACCACTACCGGAATGCTCAAGGAAATCGTCGAAGGG CGAGCTGATTTGGCCATTACCGATCTGACCATAACATCGGAACGAGAAGAAGTCATTGACTTTTCCATACCTTTTATGAACCTGG GCATAGCCATTTTATATGTGAAGCCACAGAAGGCTCCACCGGCTCTCTTTTCCTTCATGGACCCGTTCTCTGAAGAGGTGTGGCTCTACCTGGGAATTGCGTATGTAGGTGTTTCGCTATGCTTCTTTATTCTGGGTCGACTATCCCCCACGGAATGGGACAACCCGTTTCCCTGCATCGAAGAGCCAGAAGAGCTGGAGAATCAGTTCACCATCAACAACTCCCTGTGGTTCACCACGGGAGCCCTGTTGCAGCAGGGCTCCGAGATCGCTCCCAA ATCCCTAAGCACACGTACCATTGCGGCCATTTGGTGGTTTTTTACCCTGATCATGGTGTCTTCGTACACTGCCAACTTGGCTGCCTTCCTCACCATCGAAAATCCCACCAGTCCCATCAATAGCGTTGAAGATCTGGCCGACAACAAGGAGGGTGTTCAGTATGGAGCAAAGCGGACAGGATCCACTCGGAATTTCTTCCTA ACTTCTGAAGATCCCATCTATATGAAAATGAACGAATACATGACCAATAACCCGTCCATGTTGCTGGACAACAATCAGGATGGCGTGGAAAAGGTGAAGTCCGGCAACAAGTACGCCTTCCTCATGGAGTCCACCTCTATTGAGTTCAATACAGTGCGAGAGTGCAATCTCACCAAAGTGGGAGATGCACTGGATGAAAAGGGTTACGGCATAGCCATGGTGAAAA ATTGGCCATATCGCGATAAGTTCAACAATGCTCTGCTGGAGCTGCAGGAGCAAGGTGTGCTGGCCAGGCTCAAGAACAAATGGTGGAACGAGATCGGAGCCGGAGTTTGCAGC GCCAAAAGCAGCTCCGATGGTCCTTCAGAATTGGGTGTGGACAACCTGAGTGGTATCTATGCTGTCCTGGCTGTTGGTACCATCATCTCCATCATCTTTTCCATCTTCTGTTGGTGCATTTTCGTATTCAAGAAGGCCAAAAGCTATGAG GTACCCTTCTGTGATGCTCTGGTTGAGGAGTTTAAAATTGTCATCCGGTTCTCGGAGAACGAGCGGGCCCTGAAGAGCGCACAATCAGTTTACTCCCGCAGCCGAAACTCCTCTCACTCCATAGAGTCCCTCAAAACGGATTCCGAGGAGAATATGCCGCCCGAGGAGGCTGATTGA